The sequence ACGGTTGAATGATTGACTAAAATATAATCTAAGTAATCTTGATCTTTTTTAGTAGGTGTTTTTTCATTCAACAAATGCACATAACTTTCAGTGGCTAAACTACCCATACCACCGATTACTGTAAAGAATTTTTTCATGTTCTAACCCTCAATGTCATTCAAAATTTTCTTAGCGACTACTGGATCGCTTGCATAAGGTACATCGACCCCTTTAATTTTTTGATAAGGGTCATTCCCTTTAGCAGCTAAAACAACAATGTCATCGCCAGAACTGTGTTCAATCATATCTTTGATAGCGCTAGGACGATCTAGGATTGTCTTAACTTTGACCTTAGTATGATCTATTTTTTCATCAATTTGTTTGCAAATGTCTGCTGGATCCTCAAATCCAGGGTCATCTGTCGTTAAAATTGCTTCATCAGCTGATTCAGTCAAAACTTGAGCAAATCCAGCTCTTCTGGAAACTCCTTTATCACCGGTGCCACCAACAACAACCTTAATCTTTGAACTTGGATACTCGCGTCTTAAAAAGCTTAATAAAGCATTCATACTAGCGTAGTTGTGCGCATAATCTACAAAGATGGTCCCGTGAGACTTGGTATTAATGTGTTCCATTCTCCCCGGGACGAATGCTTTTTTTAGACTATCGGCGATTACCTCGTTGTCAACGCCCATAATCTTAGCAGCTGTAATAGCAGCTCCTGCATTCAATTCGTTGAAATCACCAACTAAACCTAGTTGATAAGTATATTCACCATGTTCTTGTAAATCTTCAGCCTTGTCACTTTCAGCAGTATAAGTAAAGACTGAATCATTCAAATTAGATTCTTTGTTGCGAATACTGAAATCAGTATCACCAACTTCATTTTTAGCAAAGCGATAAATATCTTTGTCTGGGCTAGTCTCTTTGGCAGCCGCATAGACTGTATCGTAATCGTTAGTTTGACGATTAATGATATTTACTTTGGAGTTGACCATTAATTGTTTCTTGCAATTTAAGTAGTCAGCATAAGTTGGATGTTCATTAGGTCCGATATGGTCGGGAGTGATATTCAAAAATCCACCTATATCGAATTTCAATCCATAAACTCGATTCTTCTTATAAGCTTGTGATGATACTTCCATGACAAGATATTTAATACCGTTGTCAACGCAAGTTCTCATATCGTGGAAAAGATCCAATGATTCTGGAGTCGTTAAATCTGACTTAAATTCATCTTTTGGACCTGGTCCCACAATACGATCAACAGTTGAAAATAGACCAACTTGTTTAGGATAAGCATTCTTCAAAATATCATATGTAAAGTATGATGTTGTTGTCTTACCCTTAGTTCCTGTGAATGCAACAATGAAGAGGTCGTTTTGAGGATTGCCGAAGTACTCTGAACTCAATAGAGCCAAAGCCTTTGAAGCACTCTTAACAATTAGACGATCGATATCTTTGTTGTACTCTTTTTCTGAAACATAAATTTTGGCACCATTCTTAATGGCTTGATCTAAGTATTCAGCCTTGAACTTATTTCCTTTACAGAAGAAGATTCCATTGGTTTGGTCTTCTTTAGAATTGTAACTAATATTAGTTACTTCAAGACTATCGTCACTAACTGAACTAGAAACCAGTAAATCATGTTTCTTCAAAATCTCTATAGCTTTACTTATTTTCAAACTCATTCTTTCACACTCCTAAAATAAATGGTTAAAAAATTCTACGATTTGATCCCACCAAGATTTCTGGTTTGTCTCCTTATGTATCTTTTTTCTAACATCTGCCTTTTTAAACGGAAGATAACCACTGTTAGTGTTCGTGGCAATCAATTTTACCGTTTGTTTATTGTGGATTGCAGTAAAACCTAAGTCGTCACTACTTACAGTATAACGTAAATTTTCAATATTAGAGTTTTTAGGCAACCAAACATAAACAGGTTCATAAGTTTTATATTTTTTGTTATTTATTTTTATACTTTTATCTTTTTGGATAACTTCTTTGCGTTCAAAATTATCTTTTACGTAGTGCACTAATTTTTGAGTAGAGCGGAAACGTTTATCGTTATCATTGTCTTCACCTTGGGCATTCAAGACGATTGTTACTAATCTTGTATTATCCATTGGCAAAGTTCCCACGAAGGATTCACCAGCTTGCTCAGTCGTACCAGTCTTTAAGCCGTCAAATTCATAGCCCTCTTGATAGTCGCGCTGACCTTTTAATAGAAAATTCAAAGTATCATACGTTTTAATTTCGTTATCAATTGGGAATGATAAT comes from Companilactobacillus pabuli and encodes:
- a CDS encoding UDP-N-acetylmuramoyl-L-alanyl-D-glutamate--2,6-diaminopimelate ligase produces the protein MSLKISKAIEILKKHDLLVSSSVSDDSLEVTNISYNSKEDQTNGIFFCKGNKFKAEYLDQAIKNGAKIYVSEKEYNKDIDRLIVKSASKALALLSSEYFGNPQNDLFIVAFTGTKGKTTTSYFTYDILKNAYPKQVGLFSTVDRIVGPGPKDEFKSDLTTPESLDLFHDMRTCVDNGIKYLVMEVSSQAYKKNRVYGLKFDIGGFLNITPDHIGPNEHPTYADYLNCKKQLMVNSKVNIINRQTNDYDTVYAAAKETSPDKDIYRFAKNEVGDTDFSIRNKESNLNDSVFTYTAESDKAEDLQEHGEYTYQLGLVGDFNELNAGAAITAAKIMGVDNEVIADSLKKAFVPGRMEHINTKSHGTIFVDYAHNYASMNALLSFLRREYPSSKIKVVVGGTGDKGVSRRAGFAQVLTESADEAILTTDDPGFEDPADICKQIDEKIDHTKVKVKTILDRPSAIKDMIEHSSGDDIVVLAAKGNDPYQKIKGVDVPYASDPVVAKKILNDIEG